The region GCACAGGCCAGCATGGCTATGACAGTTTCCGGGAGCTGGGGCATATAAAGGACAACCCGGTCCCCTCTGCCTACTCCCAGTGCCTTGAGTCCGTTGGCTAAACGGTTTACGGCCCGGTAAAGCTCAAAATATGTGTATTGACGGGAATCCCCCGGTTCACCTTCCCAGATCAAAGCCAGCCGGTTCTTGTTGACGGTCTCGATATGGCGGTCAAGGGCGTTGTAGACAATGTTGCAGCGTGCCCCCTTGAACCAATGGTAATTGGGGGCATCGGAAATATCGCAGACCTGTTCCCATTTGGTGAACCAATCCAGCTCTTCAGCGGCTTCTTCCCAATAAGAACAGAGATCAACATCAGCCAGTTCCCGCGCGGCACGCAGGTCCTGCGGGTTAACCGTAGCTTCGATAAGCATCTGGGGCAGAGGGCGAAAAACCCTTTCCTCGTGCAATAGGCTGTCCAGTGTTTCCTTATGATCCATATCTGCCTCCGGAGGCCTCGCGGGGGCGCCCTGCCGGGGGCCTTAAACCTTTTTTGAAAAAGAGTTTAAGAATCCCAAAACTTTTTAATAATTTTAATTTGTCGATTAACTCAACGAAATATTTTTCACTCTTCAGCATCGCCCGGAACCTTGGCCCCTTATGGATTCCAAAGAGGATAATCCTCTTTGGCCGTCGGAGGTCTACATGGTACAAGCTAAGCAATCGCTTTGGTTTATGCAGCCCATATTCGGCAAACGGCATATGTGTATCGGTAAACGGCATGGTCACATCCCCAATATCTGCTTGAGTTTGCTGATCCGTCTCCGGCTGATAGGCAGCTCGATCCTTGTACGTCCGGCGGTACGGAGCATAAAATTACTGCCCGGCAGAGAAGCTATTTCTGTGACCATTTCCAAATTAACCAGATATTTGCGGTGAACGCGAAAAAAACGGTGCGGGCCAAGTCGTTCCTCAAGATTTTTAAGTCTGTGGGAAGTGAGAAATTTCTGATTGGCTGTATGAACGTATGAATAGTCTTCATAAGCCTCCACAAAAATGATCTGGGTATACGGTATAAGCATCATTCGCCCGTCCTGATTAACCGGAAGCTTTTCTATTTCCGGCTGGCGGGTCTGAGAAAAATCCCATGCATTCTTGAGAGCGGAAAGAAATCTATCCTGTTCATCCTCACCGAGGGAAAGTTGCAGGGTTTCCTCTCCTGTTTCCACTCCGGTACCGGATTCTTTCCAGTTTGAAGGTTCGGGGATTTCGCGGAAATGACTTTTGAAACGGGCAATGCGCTCAAGGGTTTTCTGCATGCGTTCATTTTCCGGCGGCCAGATCAGGTAATCCACAGCACCCAGCTCAAAAGCCTCATAAGCCCTTGTCTCGTCACCGGCAATAAAAATCAGTCCGGGCTTATGTTTATTGGCACCTAAAGCCTGAGCGAATTCAACTCCGCTCATCCCGTGTTCAAAATCAAAGCCCATGATGATAATTCCGTATCCCACGGCCTTGTGCAGCTCCAACGCTTCATCCGCACTTACCGTCTCACCCAGGACGCGCACAAGCTTATCCCCGCGAAGCGATTCGCGGATGGTGGCACGGACCTCGGCATCCGAGTGTAGGATTAAAGTCTTAAGGCTAGGCACGACAACTCCGGAAATAGGAATTAATTCAATTATTAAAGCCATAGCTTGAATCTTATACGACTGCAAGCATCTATTTCATTAGATTCAGCGCTCTCTTATCTCTCCATAAAGTTGGCTATCAGCCTTCAATCATTTTTCATTCTTAACCAATTTTAAAAATATCCTTGACTCAAACAGGAACTATTACTATTAAAAGAAATGAGAGGTGCATATGAAAATAGGACAGAGAAGATCAAAACAAAGAGAGCTTATACTCGAAGAGTTAAAAGGACTGACCTGCCACCCTACAGCAGATGAACTTTATGAAAGGGTGCGGAAAAGACTACCAAACATCAGTCTGGGAACAGTATACCGTAATCTAGAGCTACTTGCGGATAACGGATTCATACTTAAAATAGAAACCGGCGGCAAAAACAGATTTGACGGGAATGCAGAACCGCACCCGCATATCAGGTGTTTACAATGCGGCAAGGTCGATGATGTTATGAGCAAAGTAACCACTCCCGAAATCACTGAAAAACAGGCCCGAGGATACGATGTAAAGGGGTGTTCCATAGAATTTTTTGGAATCTGCCCTGATTGTAACAGAAACATACATTGATTTTTTTAAATAACATCTCCATTTAATACCCATAGTTAAATATGGAGTTGTTATTTTTTTATCTAAA is a window of Maridesulfovibrio sp. DNA encoding:
- a CDS encoding LytTR family DNA-binding domain-containing protein codes for the protein MPSLKTLILHSDAEVRATIRESLRGDKLVRVLGETVSADEALELHKAVGYGIIIMGFDFEHGMSGVEFAQALGANKHKPGLIFIAGDETRAYEAFELGAVDYLIWPPENERMQKTLERIARFKSHFREIPEPSNWKESGTGVETGEETLQLSLGEDEQDRFLSALKNAWDFSQTRQPEIEKLPVNQDGRMMLIPYTQIIFVEAYEDYSYVHTANQKFLTSHRLKNLEERLGPHRFFRVHRKYLVNLEMVTEIASLPGSNFMLRTAGRTRIELPISRRRISKLKQILGM
- a CDS encoding transcriptional repressor, whose amino-acid sequence is MKIGQRRSKQRELILEELKGLTCHPTADELYERVRKRLPNISLGTVYRNLELLADNGFILKIETGGKNRFDGNAEPHPHIRCLQCGKVDDVMSKVTTPEITEKQARGYDVKGCSIEFFGICPDCNRNIH